In a single window of the Pontibacter russatus genome:
- a CDS encoding sugar phosphate isomerase/epimerase family protein — translation MNKRRTFLKNATALAVAGMLPATNARAAAGAPKQKEIGIQTYSIRRQLKQDMVGSLKALKDIGFSHVELYGYEQQGKKGAVLGYSLKEYQKMLDDIGLKPTSSHLEPPLKSFYKFGDGGGTGKGERSIQVETYTRENTNAILEFWKRAIADHHELGVPVMVQPAMPLVNTLDDAKLVCDIFNQTGELAREANMRWGYHNHSAEFKRIGVKRGEDWSPEMEITGDSYPSEIFYDFLLTNTDPDLVFFEMDVYWAVMGQCDPVTYFRRYPGRFPLLHIKDRDVLGSTGFMNFENIFTAGYASGGLERYYVELEYPNPATSASPSQMESVRKSYAYVAKSEFVK, via the coding sequence ATGAACAAAAGACGTACTTTTCTTAAAAACGCCACAGCACTTGCGGTAGCCGGAATGCTCCCTGCCACCAACGCCCGGGCCGCCGCAGGCGCGCCGAAGCAAAAGGAAATCGGCATCCAGACCTATTCGATCCGTCGCCAGTTGAAGCAGGACATGGTGGGTTCGCTGAAAGCCCTGAAGGACATTGGCTTCTCGCATGTGGAGCTATATGGCTATGAGCAGCAGGGCAAGAAAGGTGCTGTCTTGGGCTATTCGTTAAAGGAGTATCAAAAGATGTTGGATGACATTGGCCTCAAGCCTACCAGTTCGCACCTGGAACCTCCGCTGAAAAGCTTTTACAAATTCGGTGACGGCGGAGGAACCGGCAAAGGAGAGCGCAGCATACAGGTTGAAACATATACCCGCGAAAACACCAATGCTATTCTTGAGTTCTGGAAACGGGCCATTGCTGACCATCATGAGTTGGGAGTTCCTGTGATGGTGCAGCCCGCCATGCCCCTCGTCAACACGCTGGATGATGCAAAGCTGGTCTGTGACATCTTCAACCAGACAGGGGAACTGGCCAGAGAGGCAAACATGCGCTGGGGCTACCATAATCATAGCGCGGAGTTTAAGCGGATTGGCGTGAAGCGGGGCGAGGATTGGTCGCCGGAGATGGAAATTACCGGGGACAGCTACCCCAGCGAGATTTTCTATGATTTTCTTTTGACGAACACGGATCCTGACCTGGTGTTTTTTGAGATGGACGTGTATTGGGCGGTAATGGGACAGTGCGACCCGGTTACCTATTTCAGGCGGTACCCCGGGCGCTTTCCCCTCCTGCACATCAAAGACCGGGACGTGCTGGGCTCGACAGGGTTCATGAATTTCGAGAACATCTTTACCGCCGGTTACGCTTCCGGAGGCCTGGAAAGGTATTATGTGGAGCTGGAATACCCCAACCCTGCCACCAGTGCGTCTCCTTCACAAATGGAATCAGTCAGGAAGTCCTATGCGTATGTGGCCAAATCCGAATTTGTGAAATAG
- a CDS encoding DUF4256 domain-containing protein has product MESRKQQEPENCAVGMATAIGIELLTDEQDLELQQLGSFNTETSSWVKTPAPIQKLGGLFCDRRYDIVFMSHKGLPGLPKR; this is encoded by the coding sequence CTGGAATCAAGGAAACAACAAGAACCGGAAAATTGCGCGGTTGGTATGGCTACGGCAATTGGAATTGAACTGTTAACGGATGAACAAGACTTGGAACTGCAGCAATTGGGGAGTTTTAATACGGAAACATCGAGCTGGGTGAAAACACCTGCTCCTATCCAGAAGCTTGGGGGTCTCTTTTGTGACCGTCGCTACGACATTGTTTTTATGAGCCACAAAGGGCTACCGGGGCTCCCTAAGCGTTAA
- a CDS encoding VOC family protein: MTHELYPCLWFDGTAKEAAELYLAAFKNSKITSDTPLVVTLELGGQKFMGLNGGPMFTPNPSISFYVVCETASEMEQAWASLSEGGKVLMPLDKYPWSEQYGWVQDKFGVSWQLALDKLENVGQKFTPSLMFTGQQAGKAEEAIQFYTSLFDNSSIVGILRYNTQDQDVEGTVKHAQFKLGQQVFMAMDSSYPHDFGFNEGISLVILCDTQAEIDYYWDKLTEGGLEVQCGWLKDRYGVSWQVVPAVLEQLMREPEKASRTTQAFMKMKKLDIQQLVDA, from the coding sequence ATGACACACGAACTATATCCCTGCCTTTGGTTTGACGGCACCGCAAAAGAAGCGGCCGAGCTATATCTGGCAGCTTTCAAAAATTCTAAAATTACATCCGATACCCCTTTGGTAGTGACCCTTGAGCTGGGCGGGCAAAAATTCATGGGGCTGAACGGAGGCCCTATGTTTACTCCCAATCCTTCCATTTCTTTTTATGTAGTCTGCGAAACGGCAAGCGAGATGGAACAGGCCTGGGCCAGCTTATCCGAAGGTGGAAAGGTGCTGATGCCTTTAGATAAATACCCCTGGAGCGAGCAGTACGGCTGGGTGCAGGACAAATTCGGGGTGAGTTGGCAACTGGCCCTGGATAAGCTGGAAAATGTGGGGCAGAAATTCACGCCATCCCTAATGTTTACTGGCCAGCAGGCAGGCAAAGCCGAAGAGGCCATCCAATTTTATACCTCCCTGTTTGACAATTCTTCTATCGTGGGCATCCTGAGATATAATACCCAGGACCAGGACGTGGAAGGCACCGTGAAGCATGCGCAGTTCAAGCTGGGGCAACAGGTGTTCATGGCCATGGACAGTTCCTATCCGCATGACTTTGGCTTCAATGAGGGCATTTCCCTGGTCATTCTCTGCGACACACAGGCAGAGATTGACTACTATTGGGATAAACTAACCGAAGGGGGCCTGGAAGTGCAATGCGGCTGGCTCAAAGACAGGTATGGCGTGTCGTGGCAGGTGGTTCCTGCCGTGCTGGAACAACTGATGCGCGAGCCGGAAAAAGCCTCCCGCACCACGCAGGCCTTTATGAAAATGAAAAAGCTTGATATCCAGCAACTGGTGGATGCCTGA
- a CDS encoding Gfo/Idh/MocA family protein, with the protein MTLTPSRRDVLKSLALGSAAALFSPHALLAATRQQKDRLGVALVGLGYYSTDLLAPALQQTKNCYLAGIVTGTPSKAEEWKKKYNIPDKNIYNYQTFDQIANNPDIDVVYVVLPPSMHREYTVRAANAGKHVWCEKPMAMTEQECREMIAACSKNKKKLAIGYRLQHEPNTQEYMRIVNQKLLGKVKQASCGAGYRENRTNHWKQTKELGGGALYDMGVYAIQGARLGTGLEPIAIASAKISTTRPEIYTNIDETTVAKLEFPGGVVADIKTSFGENINYLNIACEKGEIKMEPFQAYAGVKGTSPLGEINHPYEVPWQQAKQMDDNAMAIMQNKPMLVPGEEGLRDIRIVEAIYKAAESGQRVKV; encoded by the coding sequence ATGACACTTACCCCCTCCCGCCGCGACGTCCTGAAAAGCCTTGCCTTAGGCAGTGCCGCCGCTCTGTTTTCACCACATGCGCTACTGGCGGCCACACGCCAGCAAAAAGACCGCCTCGGCGTGGCGCTGGTGGGCCTGGGCTATTACAGCACCGATTTGCTGGCACCCGCCCTGCAGCAGACGAAGAATTGCTACCTCGCCGGTATTGTGACGGGTACGCCCTCCAAGGCCGAGGAGTGGAAAAAGAAGTACAACATCCCCGACAAGAACATATATAACTACCAGACTTTCGACCAGATTGCCAATAACCCGGATATAGATGTGGTGTACGTGGTGCTGCCCCCGTCCATGCACCGCGAGTACACGGTGCGGGCGGCCAATGCCGGCAAGCATGTGTGGTGCGAGAAACCGATGGCCATGACGGAGCAGGAGTGCCGGGAGATGATTGCTGCCTGCAGCAAGAACAAGAAAAAGCTGGCGATTGGTTACCGCCTGCAGCACGAGCCCAACACGCAGGAGTACATGCGCATCGTGAACCAGAAGCTGCTGGGCAAGGTGAAGCAGGCAAGCTGCGGCGCCGGCTACCGCGAGAACCGCACAAACCACTGGAAACAAACAAAGGAACTGGGCGGGGGCGCGCTCTACGACATGGGCGTATATGCCATACAAGGTGCGCGGCTGGGTACAGGCCTGGAACCCATCGCCATTGCATCGGCGAAAATTTCCACTACGCGCCCGGAGATATACACCAACATTGACGAGACAACGGTGGCGAAGCTCGAGTTTCCGGGTGGGGTGGTCGCCGACATCAAGACTAGTTTTGGTGAGAACATCAACTACCTGAACATCGCCTGCGAGAAAGGGGAAATCAAGATGGAGCCGTTCCAGGCCTATGCCGGTGTGAAAGGAACTAGTCCGCTCGGAGAAATCAACCACCCTTACGAGGTGCCGTGGCAGCAGGCAAAGCAAATGGACGACAATGCCATGGCTATCATGCAGAACAAGCCGATGCTGGTGCCAGGCGAGGAAGGCCTCCGCGACATCCGGATTGTGGAAGCGATCTATAAAGCCGCAGAGTCGGGCCAGCGCGTGAAGGTATAG
- a CDS encoding universal stress protein, with the protein MKTILVPIDYSDNSLNILTYALEIARVAGMDVIAFHAFFPIVSPPAAYDAADVVMALEEGKAKELESFAEDARQLAAQAYASQSSTITGTGTDRTIPDFNGIKISCVTRMGGAFEQIMRAIRLYKADLVVMGMQEGEALSQALLGSTTISVMQESNVPVLAVPKGAIYKGFGSVLFAADLHHVNARTDLHLLRDFMEPFQPKLQVLHLYRTEKQFEEFEAQGALEALSRNFRDVSYNVSFDLREDVAAGIQEYIKEQRADLLVLIPQKHTFFERLLGKSITGKITAYPSVPLLALPSSILLRAADAEEEALSL; encoded by the coding sequence ATGAAAACCATATTAGTGCCAATCGACTACTCCGATAATTCGCTGAACATCCTGACCTACGCCCTGGAGATTGCCAGGGTGGCAGGTATGGATGTGATCGCCTTTCACGCATTTTTCCCCATTGTGTCTCCCCCGGCGGCTTATGATGCCGCAGACGTGGTGATGGCGCTGGAGGAGGGCAAGGCGAAGGAACTGGAGAGCTTCGCTGAAGACGCCAGGCAGCTTGCTGCGCAGGCATATGCCTCCCAGTCAAGTACTATCACCGGTACTGGCACCGACAGAACCATTCCAGACTTCAATGGCATTAAAATTTCCTGTGTCACCAGGATGGGAGGCGCCTTTGAGCAGATCATGCGGGCCATCCGGCTGTATAAAGCTGACTTGGTGGTGATGGGGATGCAGGAAGGGGAGGCGCTAAGCCAGGCGCTGCTCGGCAGCACCACGATCTCCGTCATGCAGGAAAGCAATGTTCCTGTCCTGGCGGTGCCGAAGGGGGCTATATACAAAGGGTTCGGGTCTGTGCTGTTTGCTGCAGATCTGCACCATGTCAATGCCCGCACCGACCTGCATCTTCTCCGGGACTTTATGGAGCCGTTTCAACCGAAGTTACAGGTGCTGCACCTGTACCGCACTGAGAAGCAGTTTGAAGAGTTCGAGGCACAGGGAGCCCTGGAGGCGCTAAGCAGAAACTTCCGGGATGTGAGCTACAACGTATCTTTCGACCTGCGGGAGGATGTGGCAGCTGGTATCCAGGAGTATATAAAGGAGCAGCGGGCCGACCTGTTGGTATTGATTCCGCAAAAGCACACCTTCTTTGAGCGGCTGCTCGGCAAAAGCATAACCGGGAAGATAACAGCCTATCCGTCCGTGCCGCTGCTGGCGCTGCCGTCCAGCATTTTACTTCGGGCTGCAGACGCAGAGGAGGAGGCCTTGAGTCTGTAG